The following nucleotide sequence is from Citrus sinensis cultivar Valencia sweet orange chromosome 6, DVS_A1.0, whole genome shotgun sequence.
gTGCAAAGTCAAAAATGCTCTTGAATTCAAGGGTAAAATGACCGGTTTActtaaattatgataaatattctaacaatgttatttttttgttgaacggttgatataaattatgaacttAGGAtggaaaattcaataaattcaaatatttctaACATTTTGTGTAACATGATAAACTTAAAGTATGGCTGATAATTTCcatgtatttttatattaaattgattgtcAAGGCAAAAATGGTCAATTTGCaacaattttgttaattttctaatgGCAACTAACGATTTGGTTGATGAATGATACTAGTTATACATTTAGGATAGATGAATAATACAACTTGAAAGTGTTGTAGTgttttttataacaaaataatttaagggtatatagTTGATAATTTTCATGTTCAATATGATATATAAAAGTGATAATTATAATGGCCattatgaattataaaataggCAAAAATTGTTAGAATAATAACCTTTTGGTGAAAATCATCACCTATCATTCAGGAAACATTTATGTTGTATCACTAAGAATCAATAAACGAATATGCAAAAGTGCACCTAAATCCATAATGCTTTAACTGCTCTTTGGAGTAGTATGATTTATCTTTCAGATCAACACGTTCTCCTAGAGAATCCTTTAAGTTTCTCTGTGCTCTCTCTAATGATGGGATGTCAGAAAGAATAAAACGATATGTGTGACTTGGAGACTATAACCATTTATACAGACAACTTTTCATGTTATCTTTTGGTATTTCTATTCCAGCCCATCATAGAAATAAAGATCACTCTTAAGTCTATTAAAGGCACCCTATTAGATATATTAAAGCGCATATTACCAAAAACTTTAATAGATCATTTTTAATTAGCCTTAACCTTAAATGACAGTCTgcaacacataattattcacatacAAGCCTAGCATTGGATTAAAGATCCAACAAAAAtctccaaaaagaaaaattatccgGTTACTTTTATATCTTTATGTTGTTGTACATGTAGAATTTTTAAACCACATTAAATAATAAGAGtgataattaatttctctatattgttgtataaatttattcactATACTGCAGCTATAGTGACGAGttgaacataaatttattcacTATACTGTAGCTATAGCCCTCTAGCTCAAATTGAACATATACTGTAGCTATAGTGACGAATCAGCATCTCAAACATGGTACTTCTGCACTAAATAAGGGCTGTCCTAATAtactgtatatatataatcttatAATCTATATTCTTTGATGTtgatgaagaaagaaataaaagcaatggataaaagaaaaaggagagagTGTAAGTTGTACTTTTGTTAGCTAGCTATCCATAGAATTAAGAGAAAGAAATGGAGGATGATTGCAATTGTATCTTCTCCATTTGTACAACAATCCGGCTAATAATGGGTATTAGCATTTTTACTTTCTTCAGGACCACGTTGCTGCAGAATCCCTGCAACAGATATAAAACAGCCAACAACTATAAAGAACCAACACCAACTACTGGTACCTGGTCCCCGAGAGAGAGAAATCAAAGCCACGATCATTTCCTTCGGAAATTAAAGGAGAGAAAattaccatttttctttttaactaaCGTGGGTTGTTGGCTGATTGATGGACACAAGTACATGTCATAAACTATTAGAGTTTGAGAGGAAGAAGTCGGATGTTTACAGAAAAAAGAGTGTTATGCTCCTTcgctttcaaaaataaaaaataaaaaataaaaataataattttaataattgataatatgaAATCGTGAAAGGTGCTTCTTTTTGGATTTATTCTCAtataacaaaacaataaaatatgcatgcatacaTCTGGCTGATGATCATGAGATGATTGTGATGATAATAATTGTTGATCATTTATGCTTACTTTATCTACATTACTTTTGTTACTTATATATCAAACCTATCTATATACAACGTCTTGTCTTGTCTTGCTTGTTCAATTAGCTAGTTATTCGTTGTTTACATGTCAAATTTACTTTTGAGCAGAAGTAAATTTTATGATGGTCAAAGTAAACTAGcaatatataaaatgtaaatatataatgaaaatttcaattggCACTTGTCTTTTATTACTCATGTCGCACAATGCACCCatacttgaaaattttcttttggccAATTAAACAgcttttttctaatatggtattgtaaattttaacttaattatataGTATTGTCTCTTGTGAACTCTTTTCCCATTTCACGTTAAAACTGGAATTTGTTgatctatcatttttcttagtaAAGAATCTTGATtgaatgggaaaaaaattgggaaaaaaagaatatttgatcgtgatgagatttaattagtcTTGACTAAATGGTTTGTAAGCAGATACCTTTGTTTGGCCATCAAGTCCAAATCTTAGTAAAGAAAgggattaaaaaattgatttaaattttgttcacCTCTCaccttataaataaataaaaaataattaaaaaaatcatactacagtgaaaatctaaaataaataaaaaattatgtcattaTGTTGCATAGAAACCCATACACGTACATATGTTGGGTAGGAGtcatataataaaatcatgaaaaatgTAGACGTGGGGGAGTTTCAATTTCCACACCTAAACTAAGccacattatttattattgatgtAAATGTTTTGCCGTTCAATGTCTTTCCTATGAGCTGTGACCTCATTGAATTGATAACGGGCTCTTCTACTTACATCATAATAAGTACTAGAGAGAACCTGTGTTGTGTCataataaaggagaaaattgcccgcattaatatttgaaaacagTGTGAGAATAACGTTATTTATTTGTCGATAGCTCacaaatttacataatttgcTAGAATTATCTAATAATACTTACAGCATTTCATGACCTCATAATTAGCACATCTTTATtgtttgatattaattttaatatattgccCTAAGATTGAATggttttcaagtaattttatttggttggTCACCcaagttcaaattttttaaaaaataaagaattaaaaaataaatttaagttttgtccatccttttttttaatatatatacacacacacttaCTTTTTTCATCCTTATTATctcacaataaaaaaaaaaagcctaacatgaaatgaaaagaatttagtCTTCGACTCTCAAGAAGAAATATTCTTGGACTTATAACTTAAGAAATAAGGAAATTATCAACCACGTACTCTTAAATGACACACGTATCAAACGTGTGTgaacacttttcaagtgtatcactcgtataccctaagttgacaaaacacttctgcCGTCTACCAATCCGTTAACTTCCGTTTGCAAgcgctgacatcataagggtaatttagtcttttaagatttatgaaactttgatttaaaaaaacgACATGCCATCCCATTTACCtagtaaaaaatgacatgtcatatgatatatattgataaaaatgaaatgtcATCTCATTTAtcggataattgttaaaaaaaactactttacaaccgaatctactcctctaaaatttaacataaatttttgaagatctactcctccaaTCTCCAACTGgaaatttttatggtataatatttataattgtaaataatatgttgttaataattttttatggtataatatagatattttttatggataattattaataatatgtaccattaataattcattttttaataaaaaaaatttattgttaataacaaaataaaaaaattgtgtattgaaaatttacattaatttttggagtaaatttatatttttacctcattttgagtGTCAAGGGCAAAATAGTCAATTTACCACAATTCTGTTAACTTTCTAATGGAAGTTAACAGATTGGTGGACGGCAGAagcattttgtcaacttaggatatacgagtgatacatttaaaaaatgttcaCACACGTTTGATGCAtgtgtcatttaagggtatatggctAATAATTTCCCtaagaaataaaacaagtaaTTAATGATTTCGTTAGGTTGTTACCGCGTACTTGGTGTGTGCAACAGAAATTATTCACTGCACATCTTGGGGCCAGTATTCTTCATTACTCAACTCAGTAGGAATCTTTCTTCACGGTCTTTAAACTGCAAGCATAACCTATTATCTTTAACCTTTTAACTTGATTATTGACCAgtaaaactgaaaattaagaaaaaaaatcctccatttcttttaatcatatctaatgttttcaaatggaaaaaaaaaatgttaacgATACGAGTAACGGTATGATCATTTGGTTAATTAATGTCAAtaaatgttgtttttgttattatcatACAATTAAaagtacaattaatttttcgaATGATACATGATAATGTCTAGATGGgtgctttaattaattagttcttTTAAtgattgttttaattgttattgcaaCGACATAAACCATTCCTCTCCATATCAATTCTGCgcgaaattgaaattttatgaacataaataaaaaattttattagttgaaCCAAGTCACACTCAATACAAATAACTACGCTCACTTGATTCTCATAATATCTTGATTTTTGAAGGATTATCAgaatatttattcaataaaattttgtcatattccatttatttaaaaccagtcaatcatcaaaatagaTTAACGTACTAATCAATCATAAGTTGTACATAAACATGATTTTTCTAATTCTTAGCATGGTGAGACAGTCTTAAATATTTCgttcattctataatttcattatcaaATTCTTGTCACATGTACCTCTTAACaaagtatctaaaaataagaaagaatacGCATGTTACAATTAATCCAATATCCACCAAAATAGCACCCAAAATTTTGTGATAGCAAAattgaggggaaaaaaaaaagtaaaatagaaagatatatatttatataattttttaatttatttttttgaaaaaggaagCTGCATAGATGGTAGGGTAGTTTCAGAAGCCAAAACAATTCAACTGGCATAAGCCAAACTCAATCTGAGCAGAACTTGTGGCTTTGTCAGCTCTCACTCTCAGATAATATAATGGGTCATCAGCAGGCTCTATGGGTCATCCCCCCCATGAATAATCAGacctcttcctcttcctcttcctcttcctctgcATCCCTTCTCTCTAATTTGTAGGCCCCACTATCCATTCCCCCACCAATTTCAATTCCTCCTCTCCCTTTCTCTCCTTAATTCAATCTTCGCACACAGTTCTTCGTCGGTTCACACCTTAACCTAGCAATCTAGCTAAGCCCAAACCCTAGCCAGCGGCCAGTGCCAGCCATGGACAAGAGTACTAGTTCTCCTACCGAGAAAGAGATTCATGACTTCATGAACGTTGAATCTTTCTCTCAACTCCCCTTTATCCGCCCTCATGGCACCCCCGTTAAAGAAAAGTCGGCCATTCGGCTTTTCGGCATCGAATTCGGCGGCACGGGCGCCACTGCCGGCGAAGAGTGCTCTGCTGAGTCATCAGCTGAGACGACCAATGTTGTTAGTGAAGAAAGTAGTGCTGcaatcaaagaaaatgaaaccaATAATAATGTCGATACTAACCGAAGATTTGAGTGTCATTATTGCTGCAGAAACTTCCCAACTTCACAAGCCCTCGGTGGCCATCAAAACGCACACAAAAGAGAGCGCCAACACGCAAAGCGCGCCCATCTTCAGTCAGCAGCTATGGTCCATAACTCCCTCGCTGATGCTCATCATCATTTCTACGGCCTTGTGAAGTACACCAGGCTCGGCTCCGCGGCTGCTCCGGCTCCGGCTTCGGCTCCAAATATCACTTACCCTTCGTGGACTGCTAGTACTAGTAGTGCTGCTAGTGCTAGTACTAGGTTTTATGGAAGCCAATATCACAGCTCTTACtctcctcatcatcatcaaccgGCTGCTCCTCCCATCAATGGTAGCCCTTTAGGGTTATGGCGAATCCCCACCGTTCAAACTCATAACGCTAGTTTTAATCGTGACCGGTCGATGATGCAGCATCCTTTGCCATTGTTTGCATCTGATCAAGAATTGATGAAACCTTCCCATCTCCAGCAAATTGTTGTTAGTGGTGGTGGGGGTGGTGGCTCTAGCAGCTCTTCACAAAGCAGCAGGTTTGTTTATCATGAATCAAAACCAACCACGCAAGACCATGTGAGCTTGGATCTACACCTATAgtaatattacttttaaaatttttattattattattattattattatatcaaatttaatgaatgagaATCTGAGGAAAATGAGAGGCCGCCGTTTTCattgatatttaatataaatgtaTCGAATTTCAGTATGTTTTATATGTACTTGTTATCATGCTAGTGTTTCAATTTGGAAGCAGATTTTGTGTTTCCAGAAAGCAAAAAATCTGTTTTCCTTTTAAGACCCATGAGTTGTACACAGAAGCTAAGATAGATCATACGGTTCAGTGCAAAATCTATGATCTGCTTCAGAGTTAATTTTTAGTTCACACGTGCGAGGAATGTAATATAGAGAACTGGATGTGTTAGAAACTTGGAATGAGCATCTGTAGGTTACACATGTGTGCATACACCTATTACATTGTATTGACAGGTGGGTTGATGAAAGAGGTGAGTTTAGTTTTTGATTCAGTACTGCAACAcagagaaaatttgaaaatgatgatgatgatcggGGTGATAaggttttaaaacttttaacgtcgtttcttttttaatttctttgcatAATTTgcagaaagaaaatgatatttcCATGGCATTTTCTGGTAACATATTCATATAATAAGCTCATTAAACTCTAATGtatattctctctttttcccAATTCTCAGTTCCGACcaatatttttgagaaataaaaagaaaaaaaaatgtgattttttttaatttttatttatagtgtaataaaacttttaaaaaatcgGCAATTTTACCCACTATATAGTGAGCATCTAAACACGTCCATGACACAATTCTGTAACTgttttgtaataataatatttaaaattagttaatCAATAACAGTACATGATAGTATCACTCATCATAATGTCattcaaactttaaataacTTTGAtatgagcttaaaagattgaGCTGGAAACAAAGGTGGCAATTTTAATTGAGACCTGCAGCTGAGGAAACAAGGTTGGCAATTTTATGGCCACAACACGAGAACCGTACAATCTTTGATCTTATGTGTCTTAATTGTGGGTCCTTTGGTTGATAAGAAAATacatttcacttttttttaaaattaataaatgctTATATGCAGGCACATTATTACTTTTCACCTTTGTGAAACatgataatttatattcaatttgTTCAGTCATGAGTCACAAGAAGGGAACAGAACCAAAACTTTCATTTGCTCTATGAGCAGAGATTTGAAGGGACACAAGAAACATGGTacagctatatatatatatatatatagactgATACCatcctttattttctttatccCTTAGCTCTTATGTGATTGCTACAAAGTGAAAGACAATAGAAAGAGAATTTaagtgaataattaattaattaactagtagtggaaattttttctttattttttttttaatttaaagaataatataaatttgagtgataGTACAGATGATACCATGCATATGTCTTGTTCTCTAATGTATCAGTTGCTGTGACAGCAAAAGAGGTCAGAGTTATTTCTCATAAGATGATAGTGCATGGacatcattcaatgaattattAACAAAACACCAGAGCAGAAAGCGCTGAATTACAAGATTTGTAAAATTGTGCTCTTCAGCTTCTTGTTGGGATTTGTGTTTTGTCTCACCAGTCATCCCCATTGCAATAAGTTGCTTGCTTGattaattgaagaagaaaatgttgaAATTGGCTTGTTCTGCTGCACACTCAGAGCTAgggtaaatttatatatatgaaaaagaaagaaaaagggcttattattattattattttttcttctttttaaacgCTTCTGGGTCTCTTTTAGAGTGCTTCTAAAGGACACTACAGTTCTACGATcaagggaaaaataattggCATCTGCTACGTCGCAGTACCTAAAACACTTTCTAGTAATGCACATGTGCATGCAGTACTCACTCATGGTTAGAAAATGCCCGAAGCCAACTTATTATGGCATTAATTCCAATGCTTGCATAAAAAAGTACTCTTAAAAGTAAACTGAGGTTAGGTACTGTATGCATTGTACTCTCTAAACACTTTCCAGCTGAATTTTTTAGGCTCTGCGATAAATgattataatatgaatttacAGCTTCAAATTAACTCAAgcataaaaagtaaaataatccCTGTTTTACAATGAAAAACGAGGACTACGGACTTTTAATCATTCTTTTAAAAagtcatttaaatattatataaaatataaaacaactCCGCTGAGCGAGATATTTGATCTCATCATAACTAAACTCTTGCACCATAAAGATGATCTTCTATTTAGTCAAACGGCCAATCTCCTCAATAGCTAGCTTGATGGCAGGAAAAGCTATCagtgcaattaaatttaaatgataaattttttttgagttataCAAGAGAGAGATTTTGGGTTCGAACCTCATTTATATGggtcaaaagaaaatttaatttcgtTCATCAACGactctttatttctttattaaaaaaatcttgatcTGAAAACTTGTTGCCATTGCTTGTACAGTGTTGATATGCCAACGGAAGAACAAAATCAGCAAAATGACAATGTAGATTTGGGGAGCTGACTTGCGATGAAGATTTCTTCAGTACAAAATTATAGATTAGGTATCAATTCAATAAGTTGAAGTAACTCCTCTTGCAATTGATTACCAGTTTTTAATTAACTGCGCAAAGTCAAAGCTGAATGTAATCTTCAAAACccgattaattattttgttaattaattcaagtcCTGTGCAAAAACCTTTTAAGGCTGGACGAATATTGAACTTTATTGCAAGCAGCATCAACTATCCATCAAGCAAAGAACCAAAAAcagaaagaaatataaatatcagtttagctttataaagaaaatcaacCACCGTATGGTAAATGCGATCCAGCGGATCTTTAAATATGCAAAGTTTCAGTCACATCAGAGATGAGAaatgaacataaaaataaattgccaTTTAACTATTTGTGTTCTCAGATTCAGCATAAGTTTAGGTGGAATAGTGGTTCTCACATACTACATTAAGAAACAACTTTCCATGAATTTTTACCTAATTATGTCTCATATACAAGACACAGTAACGAAatgtttacttttatttaatttctggGTCAATAATTTGCAGAAAGTAAAagagagcgagagagagagagagagagagagtgagccCACCACCGAACAGAGTACATTTACTCAAGGGAAaaagaacataatttttacTGTAAAGTAATTTGCAACCCCTGAAAggtattaatttcattttatgtgGTTGCAAAGCACCAAAAGggaaataacaagaataaagcATTTATGAGGATTTGGGACGAAAATTGACCCGTGCATGAAGACATTTGTATGTACCAATCCAGTGACTCAATCATGCACAAAATTTCTCAGTAAATTTAACTGTTGAAGAAAGAGACACTTCTAACCTCAAAATGTTATTGTTATGACAAAAAGGCTTATAAAACAAATGCAAATTCTCCAGTGCATGTAAATTAAACTCAACCTTTGATCTCGTTTTTGGACTCCAAAAGGTCTTTTGTACCATTCTAAaagattttatcaaataaaagtcCTATagcaaatcaaatcaaatgacTGCGAAGCCACATTCTTATCATTGTCGTTTGCAGAAGATTTTATCAGTTGAACTAAGTAATCCGGTACCTTCACGTTGAAAATAATGCAGCTGAGTGTTAACATCAACCCCAGCTATCAAATGACCCTACAAGTAAATGCAGAAGAGAAGGCATGTGATGAGGAAGATGATAAAAGAAGGCAACAATAAAGACATATGAAGAGTAGACGCACATTATCACTAGGACCACTTTTTTAACTCCTtacttttttgaattttttgacaCAATGAGTAAGAGAACAGTGGGATTTAAGAAACATCGGCCCACAACTCTATAAAGTTGCAAAACGAGGTTCACAGTATATGCTGTAGCCATACCCAAAGCCGAAGCCGAAGCCTTGTAGCAGGTAGTTGCAAGCAGTAACCAACCTCTCAGATTAACATTCAGCACAACAGTTCCTTTTAATGCATGCCTGtcaaatttattatgtatACACGTTGGCATACAGGGGCCCCAATATGGCTGCGTCTCTTGcgtttaaattgaattattttcaattttccaaTTTCGTGGTTACCCAAGAGGTCTAAGTTTTGATAGAATGGTTTGTTAGGTCCCTGCCTAGTCCATCAGCTTGGACCAATAATCCTAGACGTTAGAATTTCAGACAAAAGACTACAACAATGGCTTTCCCCCTAGCTCTATGTACTTGACTTTTGACTCATGTTTTAGGTTTTGGTGGGCCAAAAAACACTCTTATAGGGATAGGTCTACAATTAACAATTAGTAAACATGATGTACGcacattttaaaatgtagATTTAACCAACAGCCATATATTCAGGCAAATCTATACTTTAAACGTGCAGACATTTGCACTGGAGCACGTTGGCTATAACACAAGCACCATAAAGTAATGCAGGATACCAATTGGTCATCTAACCTGATCAGCAATCAACATAGCCGCCAACTAAGATGTCAGACAATGAAGATTGTGTGCTATATCTCAATTTCACAAAAACAGATATTGGTTGATCAACTGAGAAGGCAATCATCAATCTTTACTTAATCACTAAACTAACAGATATTGGTTGAATCAGAACCATAAATCATCTAATCACATGACAATATATATTCATGTTTTCTAATTCAAAGATAtgcataaacaaaaatatgtaatttaacTGGATAAAGAACAACCATAAACAGATTATTACATATATAACATTGCTTACAGGAATGAGAAAAACACTCTAGCCTGTGCACCCAAAGAAACTCATCTCAGCTTTTCTTGCCAAGTTCCGGAATTGTGGCCCTCTTCAATTTTTCGAGTTAACAATGAAATCCCATAATGTGAGGCACTGGAGGCAGCATAATATGAAGTCACAGAGAGTTGGGTAAACTTTGGAAGTGCATAACCTGCAGATTCACATTTGACAAAGCAATTTAAACTTTGCACAAGTCAAGCCTCTGAAGcttctcaaaataaaaatataacagcACTCCACTCAATGGCTTGTTAACAGAACTGATGAAGCTAATGATATcaaaaaaaaggagaatgaCTTGTATTATAAATGAAGTTTCAAAACCATATGCTGTATTTGTGGTCGTGCAAGGAAAATTGGtcaaaaaatagaaagaaatgCATGTGCTCTGTCATTCTGGAATCATCCagaataattaagaataaaggAAATATCTGTCTTACCTGTAACTTGGTCATCGATTCCTCAAATCGTAATGGtatagaataaatttttacacAGAGATCTACAAATCTACCTACACAGTTTTATAGGGCAAGAAATTTATAGCAATGGTCAAAACCAGTGATTACTTGTTGAACCtgaaatgatttaaattatagtttttggCTATCCATTCTCTTTTCTTTGGCCCAGAaggaattatttcaaaatttaaagaatcCCAAGAAATTccttaaaagaaagaattaggcgaaataataacaatattaagcattaaattcttcaaaagCCCACATAGACCCTCAATATAGAATCTCCATCCATCATCAATTATAAAACAAGCAGGCAGCATTTTCTGAACAAACAGTGATCTATTGCAACTGAGTAGATAGAAATGCTTCACAACAAAATCACCAAAATGCCAAAACAAGTTTAAGCAATGACCCTTCACAATCCTTAAATACCAAGTGTCATGGGCTGAATGTTGTGGAGAACTTTAAAGAACATAAGGATATTTGCAGTCAACCCAAAAGGGTAGTCAATTTAGATGATTCGACATAACACCTAATAAGCTTATGACCTACCCTATTTCTTCCAATGTTGAGTCTTGGTATTCTCCCTCCAAACGACATGACAACCTTGTCAACTCCGTCCCATCCCCTGGTGGCTCTCGTCCTGCCTGCCACTCTTCTTTCAGGCGGACTTCGAATGGAAATCTGGAACCCACACAGAGGATAACAAACTATGCCTACTCTTATGTTGCTTGTCAAGTACTGAGAGCTTGCCAGTAACTCAG
It contains:
- the LOC102617549 gene encoding zinc finger protein 8, with amino-acid sequence MDKSTSSPTEKEIHDFMNVESFSQLPFIRPHGTPVKEKSAIRLFGIEFGGTGATAGEECSAESSAETTNVVSEESSAAIKENETNNNVDTNRRFECHYCCRNFPTSQALGGHQNAHKRERQHAKRAHLQSAAMVHNSLADAHHHFYGLVKYTRLGSAAAPAPASAPNITYPSWTASTSSAASASTRFYGSQYHSSYSPHHHQPAAPPINGSPLGLWRIPTVQTHNASFNRDRSMMQHPLPLFASDQELMKPSHLQQIVVSGGGGGGSSSSSQSSRFVYHESKPTTQDHVSLDLHL